The genomic window CAACCGACACGTGCGATCTCGCTGTCCCTGAGCGCCCTCCTGCTCGTGGGCACCTCGACACTTGCCGCTCAGAGCGCACAGGCGGCGCCGGCGCCATCAGTGTCCACCGCCGCATCAGCACCGATCACCTCATCCCTGCAATCGCGCGGTCCGATTGTTGTGAAGTTCTTCTGGTCCAGCATCATGAGAATTTTCATCACGTTCTCTAAACACGCCATGACGCAGATGTCCGCCCGCGGCGTCTCCGCGGCCACGGTTCAGCAGATTTTGAATTTTGGACAGGTGATCTCCCGCCACAACGGCATCACTTCTATCCGGTCGGGGCAAATCACAGTGCGGGTCAACACGAATACCGGTAACGTGATCACGGTGATCAGGTCTTCCGGAGGTGGTGGTCGATGAAACTGAGCTACGACCCTGAAGCGGATGCAGCCTACGTTCAGGTTGCGCCTCATATCGAGCCCGGCGCAGTAGTGAGGTCAGAGGAGACCAGCTACCTTGATTGCCATATCGCGGTGGACTACGACAGCGACGACCGCGTCCTCGGTATTGAGATCTTAAGCGCCTCCACCCTATTTACGCCCACAGCACTCGATGTGGCCGGAAGCGAATAGCCTCATGTTGCACGGACAGTGACACGTGATCTACCTCTCCTGGAATTCACCGGACCTCCCGAACGCCTGCCGGCGAGCTTTTGCCTGACGCCTCAGGAGCTATCGGGGACCGTGAGCATGAAGTCTCTAGCGGCTCGCGAAGAAAGTTCACGTTCACGCAAGGGAGGTATTCACGGGGGGGCTGAAACTGGATGCGGATTTCGGTCCCGCTAGCTGCCGCCACGGCGAGACGATGCCCGACTACCTCCACCCCGGCTCCGCCCGATCCTGCGGGAAACCCGCGGCGTGGTGGTGTTCCACGAGCAGGTCATGCGCATCATCGACGAACTCACCGGCACAGGCCTCGGCACCGCCGACGTCCTCCGCCGGCAACTCGCCGACCCAGGCCGGCTCGACGGCATCGAATCGTGTTCTTCACCATTTCGGGACTGCAGTATCGCGCTCAGGAGGACCAGGGGCTGGAACCTGGCTACACCCCGGCCCCCATCGTGCTCGGCATCGACATCGGACTCTGGGCATTGGGTATCGGCCTGACAGTGTTCGTCGTCGCGGGGACACTCACCCTAGCCAGACGACGAACACGCCCAAGCACCACACCATCACCATCACCATCCGAGGATTGACCTCGCCAAACACGTCACACAACCACAGCATCGCCCCGAACCAACACAGCCGGGGCGCAGCTGCGACACCACCACACGGGTGACCGCGAGGGGACCACGCAGTCGACGGGAGTGCTGCGGGGCAGCCTGGCGTCACTTCGCGCGCGGGCAAACATGACAGCTCTCGACTGGACACGGCAGGTGTCGTGGTTGAGCCCGATGGGACGCTCTCGGCCGATCCTGCGGCGTCGGCACCTCAGCCGGAAGGTTCCGCGGGTACGCCGGCAGCGCCGGCTGGCTTCACTGCAAGACTTGCTTCCGCGCCGACGAACCGTGTCGTGCCGGGCACTGGAACGTACGATGTGAGTCACGCTTCGTCGGGCCGCCTACGTCGTCAACAAGCACAACCTGAACACCGCGGTCGTGAAGCGCGTCACGACGTCCTACTCCTCGCGTCTCGGTGCCGGATTTGCGACTGCGTTCAACTACTTCCTTGAGGCCAAGCAGTTCATCTGCAACATGCTGACGTGCTGGGTGAGTGCTTCCGTGTGGGTGCAGTCGACGGTGGATTACCGTGCAATCACCGGTGGCACCTTCGGCGTCGTCACGACGTACTGTCAGGGAGTGACACTGTGCCCCAACTGGGTCAAGAACGCCCTCAACGTTTAGGACGGCGCCATGCATTCAATACGCGTTCAGAACGAGTTCCTCGTCGAGCTCGCGCGCCTCGAGCAAGCGCAGCTCGATGACAGGATCCTCTGCACCAGGATCGACTTCACGGACGCTTCCGTCGTCCTGACGACCAGCGGCGGGCGCGTAGCCGCACCCCTAGGAGCAGATGCCGAGGCTCTGGCACGGTTGCTGCAGCCGCTCCTCGGGCCACTCGATGCCCCGTCAGAACAGGGAACGCGCAACTATCCGAGCAGCGGGACGTTGGGCAGCCGGTGGGCGGAACTGCACTACGACCTCGGCCGTTCCGACTTTCTCATCCAACTCGACTCCGCGGCTGAGACAAGCTATCAGAGCCTGAAACTCGGTGATCGAACCGCGGTCCTGACCTTGAGACGGCCCTCCGAGAGCCTCGTGGTCGAGATGAACATCGACGGCTACCCGGTCCACGCTGCCTCCGAGATCGGTGAAGCCATCGACCGCGACGGCCAGCCCTAATCACCCACCTATCGGCCGGCGCGGATGATCTCCTCTCTCGCAAGGTCGGCAGGGTATCGAAGTCCGTCTGGGATGAACCCAGCGGCTGAAGTTGAAGTGTCGGAGGACGCAGTATATGGATCTGACGAGTAATGGGCAGGCCTGTCACCGTGCCGGGATGGAGTGTGAGCGAGACGTCATCGACTGCTGTCGTCGCGCCGAATCTCTTCGTGAGATGTTCCATTGTGATCATGCGCTCACTCTAAGAATGGTCGACAGCAGGGTCATCGTGCCGGGGGACCACAGCCATACATCCGCAGCACGATTCCCACTTCGTACTTGAGTTTCTTGCAGCGTGTTCGCCAGACCACTCGGATTGAAACTCTTCCATGTAAACGCGGCTGTATCCGGGTACAGAAACACATGAGAACCCCGCATATCGCCCAGTCGACTTCGACCCACCCGGCCTCGCCCTCCCCAGAACTCGCCCTCGCTGACAACCATTGCCCCCCCCCCCCCATCATCAATGTGCAAAGGACAAGCTCGTGGAGTATCTAAGAGCAATCCAGCCCGTCCGAGTATCTACTCGCGCTAGCAAGAGTTCCAGACGAAGGCGGCGCGAATGCACATTCAGTCACTCCCAGAGAGCATCCCAATCCCGCGTTTCCGTTGCGGGCAGATCGTCCAGCGACCTCGAGAACCATGGACAGCGCCGCAGACTATCCACAGATCCTGTCAGGACGAGGGCGTCGGCGAAGCACCAGTAGAATTCCCGCAAGAAGCAGACTCATCGACACCGATGCGATACCGGCGATGTGCGCCATTTCTAGGCCCGTGCTCGGTAGACGCCCACCGTGCGTTCCCGTCTCGGAGGTGATTGGAGACGAGCTCGGGGCCGGGCCGTCCGCGGTGATGACGATGGTGTACTGCGCAGTGTCGGATCCTGCAGCGTCTGTCGCGCTGATGCTCAATGAGTAGGCGCCCGCGCTCGTGGGTGTTCCCGAGATCACCCCAGTGACAGGATCCAAGGACAATCCCGGTGGCAGTACTCCGCCACTGACGGCGTACACGATCGGTCCGGTACCGGTGGCGGTCACCGTGTGGTTGTATGTCGATCCGGTCTTTCCCTCACTGGGCGAACCGGAGGTGATTGCTGGACCCGTCGACGTCGGCGTCGACGGCGTTGCGCCGACGGAGATCACATAGGACGCTGCGTCTGAACCCACGATGTTCGTCGCGGTCACGGTGAACGAGAAGACGCCTGCGGCTGTCGGAGTGCCGAAGATCACGCCTGTGGCCGCGTCCATACTGAGACCTTGCGGAAGCTGGCCGCCCGAAACGTTGAATGTGATCTTCGACGGGGCTGCGTCAGCGGTGACGGCAAACATGTAGCTCTCACCGACGGTGCCATCGATTGGTGCAGCTGAGGCGATCGTTGGCGCGGCACCCAGCACCGACACACTGTTCGAGACGATCGAGGCGATATAGACAGAACTGTCCTGCGGGTTGTACGCGCCGAACAGTGGCGATCGTCCCACGGCGATCGGGGCGCCGATGACCGCACCGCTCGCGCCGTCGATGACCGAGACTGTGCTGCTGCCGGTGTTGGAGATGTACAGATCTCCGGTCGGCGGGTAGTAGATGACTCCTACTGGAGCGGTTCCGACCCCAATGGGCGAGCCGACGACGGTTTGGGTGCTCTGGTCTATGACTGAGACCGAGTTGCTGAAGGTATTGGCGACATACACGCGATCTGTCACCGGATCAATGGCGATTCCCCAGGGCGCTGTTCCCACGGCAATCGTGCCGACGACAAGACCCGATGAACCGTCAATGACTGACACGGATGCGCCGCTGTTGTTGGTGACGTAAATCCGGTTGGCGTCGAGGCTGTAGGTCACGCCGACGGGCCTCTGCCCGACGGGAATGCTCACGATGACCGATCTGGTGGTGGGGTCGATAACCGAGACGGTGTCGCTGCGCGAATTCGCGACGAACACATGCCCGGTCGCCGGATTCACCGCTAGACCGGCCGGAAACGTGCCGACGGAGATGGGTCCACCGATGATGGCCTTTGTCATGGGATCGACAACAACGACCGTGTTTTCCCGTTCGATGGCAACGTAGAAGTATCCGTTGAAGGGGTTGAAGACGATCCCGCTCGGGCTCTGGCCGACGGAGATGATCGTCTCTTCTTTGGTGGCCCCATCGATGATCGACACCGTTGCACTCGCCGAATTGGTCACGTAGACGTCACCCGTGCTGGGCTCGACTGCTGCTGCGGCGGCGCCGCGCCCCACCGGAAGTTCCGAGTACGCGACATTCGGCGCTGCCTCACCTGCCCTCGCGGTCATCGTGCCGCCAGCAACTACCATCACCGCTGCGACGGCGAGAGCGATCACAAATCGTGCAGCCCCCGTCACAACAACATCGCGAACTGCGCTCACCGACCAGGACGATCTCCGAGCCACCGTCCCAAACTGATCAGCCATGCATCCCTCGAAATTCAATCAAAAACCCTCTGAACGGACACATATCCCCCAGAGTCAGTGCAGCGAGGCCGAATGTACGAGAAACCTGAGGATCACCGCAACATCGACTGCGTGATTTCACTTGCAGGCGTTTCAGTCCTGACAAGGTTGGGCAAACACCCGGCCTCGCCCCAATGCTCATCATCCGGCGTCATGACGTGCGGGCGGTCAGGTCGCCTTCGCCGACCATGATGAGCGGGTGAGTTTTGCCTTCCTGACGAACCGTACGGACGGTACCGGCGATGTCCGGGGAACCGCGATCGTTGACTTGCTCCGCTCGGTGCTCGCCCGAGCCTGAGCCCGGAACGGCTGTGACGAAACGAAGCGTTCTGAATTGCATCCAAGCCCAAGGAGCGTAAGAACGGCTATTCCCACTCCAGCCAGTCGCACATTTCATGCACTTCTATTGAAGATCCTGTTCGAACCGTGCCGGTTCGGAGCTCGCGTGCGTCCAACTCGGCCGATTACTGAGCGGCCTCCATCCGAATCGAGCCGACTCGAGCTGCAGCTCCTGTTTCCCTCTCGGGAGCCACGCAACGTCCCACTCCAGCATGAACTGCACGAAGTGCTCAGTGTTCGAGATATATCGGTCGTCTGGTACGGACGCCTCCGGAGACGTCTCGACGACCACAGTCCACCAAGGCTCGACCGTATCCGGGTACACAAACACATGACGACCCTGCAGGTCGCCCCGCCGAATCCGCCCCACCCGGCCCTGGCTTCCCCAGAACTCACCCTCACTGACCACCACTGCCGCCGCCTCTCGCTGTCGATTTGGGACGGACAAGCTCGCCGGAATAGGTGATGAACCGAGATCCCGCAAGCCGATTTGTGTGATTTGAATGACCTCGCTCAAGTCAGCGAGGCAAGCGAAGGGTCAGGGTGAACGCTTCGGGGCCCACTGTCGCGGTGAGCACGCCGTCGAGTATCTCAGCACGCTCTCGCAGCCCCATGAGCCCATGCCCGCCAGGGAGATTATCGACGTCGGTAACAGGGAGGACGAGCTCGTTTCGAATGGAAACCAGAATCTCAGTTCCGGTGGCAACTGCACGAATCGATGCGTGTGCTCCTGGAGCGTGTTTGCGGACGTTCGTGAGACCCTCCTGAACGGTGCGATAGACAGCACGTTGAACCGGCAAGGGGAGATCCTCGGGCAGATCCAGCTCCGCTTCTCCTGGCGTCCCGCTGTTTGCGATGAGATCGGGCAGGTCCGCAACTGTCGGCTGGGGTGTGATGGGCTGTGAGGAGTCCTCGGCTCGGAGCAGACTGACCATCGCTCGGAGTTCATCCAGCGTACGGACCGCCAGCAGCCGAATGTTCTTGAGGGAGTGGTGGATGGGCCCATCAGCGGTGCTGACTTGGAGGGCGCCGGCTTGGACGGCGATGAGGCTCACCTGGTGGGAGACGACGTCATGCATTTCCCGCGCGATGTTCACGCGTTCTTCCCGCAGGAGCTCCATCGCGATAAGTTGTCGTTCACTTTCGCGGGACGCGTGGAGATCGGCTAGCCGAGCGGCAAGTTCAGCCCGGGTGCGGATCAGAATGCCGAGAGCAACGGGCCCTCCTGCATAGAGGAGAGCGTAAGCCAGCGCAAGGATCGTGTACTGCGGTAGGGGCAAGCCTCGCCATGGCGCCGCGGCGACGGCGAAGACGACGAGTCCGGCAAGCACCAGGGCCCACCGTCGTTGTTCTCGACAGGCCACCGAGTACAAGGCGATGAGGCCGGCGAAGGCTGCCAGGCCGAGCGCGAACGCTGGTGCTGCGAGGAGCAGCGAGATCCATGGCCAGCGGTGTCGCACGAGCAGTCCTCCCGCCGCAGCCATCGCGATCCACGACTCGATCGGTGACGCCCAGTCGAGCGTCGTCAGACCTTCTGCGAATGCCACCGCCAAGAGCGCCAGATCGGCAGCGAGTGCGAGCATCTTCGAGCGTTGCATCAGCGGGGCGAGTGGCGCTCTGCGATGAGTGCCGCCTGGAGTCTGGAGGTGACTCCGAGTTTGGTGAGGATGCTGCTGACGTGGTCTTT from Plantibacter flavus includes these protein-coding regions:
- a CDS encoding DUF2283 domain-containing protein; this translates as MKLSYDPEADAAYVQVAPHIEPGAVVRSEETSYLDCHIAVDYDSDDRVLGIEILSASTLFTPTALDVAGSE
- a CDS encoding DUF4258 domain-containing protein, giving the protein MKNNRQPTRAISLSLSALLLVGTSTLAAQSAQAAPAPSVSTAASAPITSSLQSRGPIVVKFFWSSIMRIFITFSKHAMTQMSARGVSAATVQQILNFGQVISRHNGITSIRSGQITVRVNTNTGNVITVIRSSGGGGR
- a CDS encoding sensor histidine kinase; this encodes MLALAADLALLAVAFAEGLTTLDWASPIESWIAMAAAGGLLVRHRWPWISLLLAAPAFALGLAAFAGLIALYSVACREQRRWALVLAGLVVFAVAAAPWRGLPLPQYTILALAYALLYAGGPVALGILIRTRAELAARLADLHASRESERQLIAMELLREERVNIAREMHDVVSHQVSLIAVQAGALQVSTADGPIHHSLKNIRLLAVRTLDELRAMVSLLRAEDSSQPITPQPTVADLPDLIANSGTPGEAELDLPEDLPLPVQRAVYRTVQEGLTNVRKHAPGAHASIRAVATGTEILVSIRNELVLPVTDVDNLPGGHGLMGLRERAEILDGVLTATVGPEAFTLTLRLPR
- a CDS encoding putative Ig domain-containing protein, whose product is MSAVRDVVVTGAARFVIALAVAAVMVVAGGTMTARAGEAAPNVAYSELPVGRGAAAAAVEPSTGDVYVTNSASATVSIIDGATKEETIISVGQSPSGIVFNPFNGYFYVAIERENTVVVVDPMTKAIIGGPISVGTFPAGLAVNPATGHVFVANSRSDTVSVIDPTTRSVIVSIPVGQRPVGVTYSLDANRIYVTNNSGASVSVIDGSSGLVVGTIAVGTAPWGIAIDPVTDRVYVANTFSNSVSVIDQSTQTVVGSPIGVGTAPVGVIYYPPTGDLYISNTGSSTVSVIDGASGAVIGAPIAVGRSPLFGAYNPQDSSVYIASIVSNSVSVLGAAPTIASAAPIDGTVGESYMFAVTADAAPSKITFNVSGGQLPQGLSMDAATGVIFGTPTAAGVFSFTVTATNIVGSDAASYVISVGATPSTPTSTGPAITSGSPSEGKTGSTYNHTVTATGTGPIVYAVSGGVLPPGLSLDPVTGVISGTPTSAGAYSLSISATDAAGSDTAQYTIVITADGPAPSSSPITSETGTHGGRLPSTGLEMAHIAGIASVSMSLLLAGILLVLRRRPRPDRICG